The genome window TATTTAGTAGATAGAAATCAGCATATATGGTGATTACGTCAATAGAATGAATCTGTTGAGTAACCGTAGCGGGAAATCTTTCATCTTATGCGGTTAAACTCTATCTACTAAAACCATTAAATCAAAAGTGTGGGGAAGAGAATGCTAACTGAAATTTTACAAACATTACCGCAAGTTTTAATTGATGGATTAACATTAGGAGCGGTGTATGCCGTTATTGCATTGGGATACACAATGGTTTATGGAATATTAGAATTGATAAATTTTGCTCATGGGGAAATATTTATGTCAGGTGCATTCATTGGCACGGCCATCTTAATTACTTTAACAAGTCTAGGATGGACTTCGATGCTGCCTGCTGTACTTTCCTTAATTGTCATGCTCCTAATTACTAGTCTCATCACAGGTTTTTTAGGAATGGGAATCGAAAGAGTCGCTTATCGTCCACTGCGAAAAGCACCAAAGTTAATTGCTCTTATCTCAGCTATTGGTATCTCCTTTTTACTACAGGATATCGTTCGTTTCATTACAGAATTATTCAAAGGGAATTACATAATTACTTCGCCTAATCTATTTTCTGACAAAATAAATATCGGATCTGTTTTCGGTTCTCATGCTGCAAGTTTTAAAAGCTCGTTTTTAGTTGTTATTATAGTAGCCGTTATTTTGATGGTAGGATTAGATTTTTTTGTTAACAAAACAAAGTGGGGCATGGCGATGAGAGCTGTGGCGCAAGATAGAGACACGGCATCTTTAATGTCTATTAATGTGAATAAGGTTATCTCTGTCACTTTCTTTGTAGGATCTGCTTTAGGCGGCGCCACTGGTGTATTATTTGCTGTTCAATATGGAACAATCGATCCGTACATTGGATTTATACTAGGACTTAAAGCTTTTACTGCCGCAGTTTTAGGCGGAATTGGCAATATACGCGGAGCAATGCTCGGCGGTATGTTAATTGGACTGATTGAAATGTTCACCGCAGCGAATCTGTCGGTAATCACAGGCGGGATTATGGGAGCAGAATATAAAGATGTTGTTGCATTTGCCATATTGATTATCGTCCTTATTTTTAAACCAGAAGGCTTATTTGGCAAAGCCGTAGCAGAGAAAGTGTAGGTGGAAAAGATGGCTAACATGATTAAAACCATCCAAACAAATAAAGTTGCCCAAATTATTCTTTTCTTTGCTTATGTATTGGTGACAACTGCTGCATTGGCTTTCTCGCAAAAATCAGTGATTGCCTTTTTACTATTATTGCTATCGCTATTACT of Niallia circulans contains these proteins:
- a CDS encoding branched-chain amino acid ABC transporter permease encodes the protein MLTEILQTLPQVLIDGLTLGAVYAVIALGYTMVYGILELINFAHGEIFMSGAFIGTAILITLTSLGWTSMLPAVLSLIVMLLITSLITGFLGMGIERVAYRPLRKAPKLIALISAIGISFLLQDIVRFITELFKGNYIITSPNLFSDKINIGSVFGSHAASFKSSFLVVIIVAVILMVGLDFFVNKTKWGMAMRAVAQDRDTASLMSINVNKVISVTFFVGSALGGATGVLFAVQYGTIDPYIGFILGLKAFTAAVLGGIGNIRGAMLGGMLIGLIEMFTAANLSVITGGIMGAEYKDVVAFAILIIVLIFKPEGLFGKAVAEKV